The following proteins are co-located in the Apium graveolens cultivar Ventura chromosome 5, ASM990537v1, whole genome shotgun sequence genome:
- the LOC141659537 gene encoding putative LRR receptor-like serine/threonine-protein kinase At1g06840 isoform X2, with protein MMKMMMVRVFGLHVFALSFSCFVLLAVPQLTDPSQVSALLAVKSSLNDQMNRLNDWKKGRDPCASNWTGIVCSETIGTNGYLDVRKIHLLNKNLSGSLAPELGQLSHLQILDFMWNELTGSIPKEIGKLSSLQLLLLNGNKLSGDLPDELGYLQHLRRLQVDENQISGPIPKSFSNLASVRHLHLNNNSISGQIPPELSNLSTLIHLLVDNNNLSGYLPSELSNIPNLRIIQLDNNNFRGAVIPAVYGNLSRLVKLSVRNCSLQGALPNFSKLSRLKYLDLSWNQLTGSIPSDKLSDDMTTIILSSNLLNGTIPKSFSDLPHLQTLSAKNNSLSGSFPASIWQNKFFNATARLTLDLQNNLLVNISGVLSPPANVTLRLHGNPVCDTANIENINQFCRPEAEEDATDISKNTSTICPIQACPVDNYFEYVLAAPVPCFCASPLRIGYRLKSPGFSYFPPYINQFRIYLGESLGLSLYQISVEPYSWEKGPRLRMYVKLFPVAGVEHSNTFNTSEILRIKDIFTSWRFPGDDLFGPYELLNFTLLGPYSDVAVACAVVITITATVIIIKKHSKNFRKLSRSRTSSKSSVKIDGVRSFSFEEMAMATNNFTDSTLVGQGGYGKVYRGLLSSNKIVAIKRAKEGSLQGEKEFLTEIELLSRLHHRNLVSLVGYCEEKGEQMLVYEFMPNGTLQYWLSAKSKEALNFGMRLHVALDSAKGILYLHTEANPPIFHRDIKASNILLDSNFTAKVADFGLSLLAPVSNDQGVLPDHVSTVVKGTPGYVDPEYFLTHKLTDKSDVYSLGVVFLEILTGMQPISHGKNIVREVKLSYNSGTMFSIIDSRMGSYPSECVERFLALALKCCQDKPEDRPSMLDVVRELENLLQKMPETKPDLSKPTYRESSSSASLVLSNEEYFASLNMSGSDLVSGVTTSIKPR; from the exons atgatgaagatgatgatggtTAGAGTGTTTGGACTTCATGTTTTTGCTCTGTCATTTTCTTGTTTTGTTCTCCTTGCTGTTCCACAGCTCACTGATCCCTCCCAAG TTTCTGCATTATTAGCTGTCAAGAGCAGTTTAAATGATCAGATGAACCGTCTTAATGACTGGAAAAAAGGCCGAGATCCATGTGCTTCTAATTGGACTGGAATTGTTTGCTCTGAAACAATTGGAACTAATGGTTACCTTGACGTCCGAAAAAT CCACCTACTGAATAAGAATCTCTCTGGAAGTTTAGCACCTGAGCTTGGTCAGCTTTCTCATCTACAAATATT AGATTTCATGTGGAATGAGTTAACTGGCAGCATACCAAAGGAGATAGGAAAGCTGTCTTCTTTGCAACTCCT ACTCTTGAATGGTAACAAATTATCAGGCGACCTGCCTGACGAACTTGGATATCTGCAGCATCTAAGGAGACTTCAAGTAGACGAGAACCAGATATCAGGACCAATACCAAAATCATTTTCAAACTTGGCTAGTGTTAGACATCT GCATTTGAATAACAACTCAATCAGTGGACAAATTCCTCCTGAACTTTCTAATTTATCCACTCTAATTCACTT GCTTGTGGACAACAATAATCTATCTGGGTATCTTCCATCAGAGTTGTCAAACATCCCAAACTTGAGGATCAT CCAACTTGATAACAATAATTTCCGCGGGGCTGTCATTCCTGCTGTATATGGGAACCTGTCAAGACTAGTGAAATT AAGCGTTAGGAATTGCAGTCTGCAAGGAGCGCTGCCTAATTTCAGCAAATTATCGAGGCTTAAATATCT TGATCTTAGCTGGAATCAACTCACCGGATCAATACCATCAGATAAGCTGTCGGACGATATGACAACTAT TATTCTGTCGTCTAACCTTCTTAATGGAACAATTCCGAAGAGTTTCTCAGATCTCCCCCATCTTCAGACATT GTCAGCTAAAAATAACAGTCTTAGTGGTTCTTTTCCTGCTAGTATATGGCAGAACAAGTTCTTCAATGCAACAGCAAGACTTACACT TGATCTTCAGAATAATCTGCTGGTAAATATTTCTGGAGTTCTCAGTCCTCCAGCAAATGTTACTCTAAG GCTACATGGCAATCCTGTCTGCGACACTGCAAATATAGAAAATATAAACCAGTTCTGCAGACCTGAAGCCGAAGAGGATGCTACTGACATATCAAAAAATACAAGCACTATTTGCCCTATTCAAGCATGTCCTGTGGACAACTATTTTGAATATGTCCTAGCAGCTCCTGTTCCATGTTTCTGTGCATCACCTCTTCGAATTGGATACAGGCTGAAGAGCCCCGGTTTCTCgtattttccaccatatataaaTCAATTTAGAATTTACCTTGGCGAGTCTCTCGGGTTAAGCCTTTATCAGATATCTGTTGAACCGTATTCTTGGGAAAAAGGGCCTCGCCTGAGGATGTATGTGAAGCTTTTTCCTGTAGCGGGGGTTGAGCACTCCAACACATTTAATACAAGTGAAATTCTGCGCATAAAAGACATTTTCACATCTTGGCGTTTTCCTGGTGATGACTTGTTTGGACCTTATGAACTTCTCAATTTCACTCTACTAGGACCCTACTCAGATG TTGCAGTTGCTTGTGCAGTGGTAATAACTATAACAGCCACAGTTATAATCATCAAAAAACATTCTAAAAATTTCCGGAAGCTGTCAAGATCTCGTACAT CCTcgaagagttctgtaaagattGACGGGGTTAGAAGCTTCAGCTTTGAAGAAATGGCAATGGCGACCAACAATTTCACTGACTCAACATTAGTTGGTCAAGGAGGATACGGGAAAGTTTATCGGGGTTTGTTATCTAGCAACAAAATTGTTGCCATAAAGCGTGCAAAAGAGGGATCATTACAAGGTGAAAAAGAATTTCTGACAGAGATAGAATTGTTATCAAGATTACATCATCGGAACCTAGTCTCACTTGTGGGATATTGTGAAGAAAAAGGAGAGCAG ATGCTGGTTTACGAGTTCATGCCTAATGGCACGCTGCAATACTGGCTTTCTG CTAAATCTAAGGAGGCTCTGAACTTCGGAATGAGATTGCATGTAGCTCTGGATTCAGCCAAAGGCATACTATACCTCCATACTGAAGCGAACCCCCCAATATTCCACCGCGATATCAAAGCCAGCAATATTCTTCTGGACTCCAACTTCACTGCAAAAGTGGCTGATTTTGGACTTTCACTACTTGCACCAGTTTCAAATGACCAAGGGGTTTTGCCGGATCATGTATCGACAGTTGTTAAAGGCACCCCA GGTTACGTTGATCCTGAATATTTTTTGACCCACAAACTGACAGACAAAAGCGATGTTTATAGCCTTGGTGTTGTGTTCTTGGAGATCTTAACCGGCATGCAACCAATATCTCATGGGAAAAATATTGTCCGCGAG GTGAAGCTATCTTATAATTCTGGCACAATGTTCTCTATTATAGACAGCAGAATGGGGTCTTACCCGTCTGAATGTGTCGAAAGGTTTTTAGCTTTGGCCCTCAAGTGTTGCCAAGACAAGCCGGAAGATAGACCATCAATGCTGGACGTGGTTAGGGAGCTAGAAAATTTACTTCAGAAGATGCCGGAAACTAAACCTGACTTGTCGAAACCAACATATAGGGAGTCCTCGTCCTCAGCGTCGTTAGTCCTTTC
- the LOC141659537 gene encoding putative LRR receptor-like serine/threonine-protein kinase At1g06840 isoform X1 yields the protein MMKMMMVRVFGLHVFALSFSCFVLLAVPQLTDPSQVSALLAVKSSLNDQMNRLNDWKKGRDPCASNWTGIVCSETIGTNGYLDVRKIHLLNKNLSGSLAPELGQLSHLQILDFMWNELTGSIPKEIGKLSSLQLLLLNGNKLSGDLPDELGYLQHLRRLQVDENQISGPIPKSFSNLASVRHLHLNNNSISGQIPPELSNLSTLIHLLVDNNNLSGYLPSELSNIPNLRIIQLDNNNFRGAVIPAVYGNLSRLVKLSVRNCSLQGALPNFSKLSRLKYLDLSWNQLTGSIPSDKLSDDMTTIILSSNLLNGTIPKSFSDLPHLQTLSAKNNSLSGSFPASIWQNKFFNATARLTLDLQNNLLVNISGVLSPPANVTLRLHGNPVCDTANIENINQFCRPEAEEDATDISKNTSTICPIQACPVDNYFEYVLAAPVPCFCASPLRIGYRLKSPGFSYFPPYINQFRIYLGESLGLSLYQISVEPYSWEKGPRLRMYVKLFPVAGVEHSNTFNTSEILRIKDIFTSWRFPGDDLFGPYELLNFTLLGPYSDVNIERQGASINKRVLVSVVLVAVACAVVITITATVIIIKKHSKNFRKLSRSRTSSKSSVKIDGVRSFSFEEMAMATNNFTDSTLVGQGGYGKVYRGLLSSNKIVAIKRAKEGSLQGEKEFLTEIELLSRLHHRNLVSLVGYCEEKGEQMLVYEFMPNGTLQYWLSAKSKEALNFGMRLHVALDSAKGILYLHTEANPPIFHRDIKASNILLDSNFTAKVADFGLSLLAPVSNDQGVLPDHVSTVVKGTPGYVDPEYFLTHKLTDKSDVYSLGVVFLEILTGMQPISHGKNIVREVKLSYNSGTMFSIIDSRMGSYPSECVERFLALALKCCQDKPEDRPSMLDVVRELENLLQKMPETKPDLSKPTYRESSSSASLVLSNEEYFASLNMSGSDLVSGVTTSIKPR from the exons atgatgaagatgatgatggtTAGAGTGTTTGGACTTCATGTTTTTGCTCTGTCATTTTCTTGTTTTGTTCTCCTTGCTGTTCCACAGCTCACTGATCCCTCCCAAG TTTCTGCATTATTAGCTGTCAAGAGCAGTTTAAATGATCAGATGAACCGTCTTAATGACTGGAAAAAAGGCCGAGATCCATGTGCTTCTAATTGGACTGGAATTGTTTGCTCTGAAACAATTGGAACTAATGGTTACCTTGACGTCCGAAAAAT CCACCTACTGAATAAGAATCTCTCTGGAAGTTTAGCACCTGAGCTTGGTCAGCTTTCTCATCTACAAATATT AGATTTCATGTGGAATGAGTTAACTGGCAGCATACCAAAGGAGATAGGAAAGCTGTCTTCTTTGCAACTCCT ACTCTTGAATGGTAACAAATTATCAGGCGACCTGCCTGACGAACTTGGATATCTGCAGCATCTAAGGAGACTTCAAGTAGACGAGAACCAGATATCAGGACCAATACCAAAATCATTTTCAAACTTGGCTAGTGTTAGACATCT GCATTTGAATAACAACTCAATCAGTGGACAAATTCCTCCTGAACTTTCTAATTTATCCACTCTAATTCACTT GCTTGTGGACAACAATAATCTATCTGGGTATCTTCCATCAGAGTTGTCAAACATCCCAAACTTGAGGATCAT CCAACTTGATAACAATAATTTCCGCGGGGCTGTCATTCCTGCTGTATATGGGAACCTGTCAAGACTAGTGAAATT AAGCGTTAGGAATTGCAGTCTGCAAGGAGCGCTGCCTAATTTCAGCAAATTATCGAGGCTTAAATATCT TGATCTTAGCTGGAATCAACTCACCGGATCAATACCATCAGATAAGCTGTCGGACGATATGACAACTAT TATTCTGTCGTCTAACCTTCTTAATGGAACAATTCCGAAGAGTTTCTCAGATCTCCCCCATCTTCAGACATT GTCAGCTAAAAATAACAGTCTTAGTGGTTCTTTTCCTGCTAGTATATGGCAGAACAAGTTCTTCAATGCAACAGCAAGACTTACACT TGATCTTCAGAATAATCTGCTGGTAAATATTTCTGGAGTTCTCAGTCCTCCAGCAAATGTTACTCTAAG GCTACATGGCAATCCTGTCTGCGACACTGCAAATATAGAAAATATAAACCAGTTCTGCAGACCTGAAGCCGAAGAGGATGCTACTGACATATCAAAAAATACAAGCACTATTTGCCCTATTCAAGCATGTCCTGTGGACAACTATTTTGAATATGTCCTAGCAGCTCCTGTTCCATGTTTCTGTGCATCACCTCTTCGAATTGGATACAGGCTGAAGAGCCCCGGTTTCTCgtattttccaccatatataaaTCAATTTAGAATTTACCTTGGCGAGTCTCTCGGGTTAAGCCTTTATCAGATATCTGTTGAACCGTATTCTTGGGAAAAAGGGCCTCGCCTGAGGATGTATGTGAAGCTTTTTCCTGTAGCGGGGGTTGAGCACTCCAACACATTTAATACAAGTGAAATTCTGCGCATAAAAGACATTTTCACATCTTGGCGTTTTCCTGGTGATGACTTGTTTGGACCTTATGAACTTCTCAATTTCACTCTACTAGGACCCTACTCAGATG TGAATATTGAGCGCCAAGGAGCAAGTATAAACAAACGCGTTTTGGTGTCTGTTGTATTAGTTGCAGTTGCTTGTGCAGTGGTAATAACTATAACAGCCACAGTTATAATCATCAAAAAACATTCTAAAAATTTCCGGAAGCTGTCAAGATCTCGTACAT CCTcgaagagttctgtaaagattGACGGGGTTAGAAGCTTCAGCTTTGAAGAAATGGCAATGGCGACCAACAATTTCACTGACTCAACATTAGTTGGTCAAGGAGGATACGGGAAAGTTTATCGGGGTTTGTTATCTAGCAACAAAATTGTTGCCATAAAGCGTGCAAAAGAGGGATCATTACAAGGTGAAAAAGAATTTCTGACAGAGATAGAATTGTTATCAAGATTACATCATCGGAACCTAGTCTCACTTGTGGGATATTGTGAAGAAAAAGGAGAGCAG ATGCTGGTTTACGAGTTCATGCCTAATGGCACGCTGCAATACTGGCTTTCTG CTAAATCTAAGGAGGCTCTGAACTTCGGAATGAGATTGCATGTAGCTCTGGATTCAGCCAAAGGCATACTATACCTCCATACTGAAGCGAACCCCCCAATATTCCACCGCGATATCAAAGCCAGCAATATTCTTCTGGACTCCAACTTCACTGCAAAAGTGGCTGATTTTGGACTTTCACTACTTGCACCAGTTTCAAATGACCAAGGGGTTTTGCCGGATCATGTATCGACAGTTGTTAAAGGCACCCCA GGTTACGTTGATCCTGAATATTTTTTGACCCACAAACTGACAGACAAAAGCGATGTTTATAGCCTTGGTGTTGTGTTCTTGGAGATCTTAACCGGCATGCAACCAATATCTCATGGGAAAAATATTGTCCGCGAG GTGAAGCTATCTTATAATTCTGGCACAATGTTCTCTATTATAGACAGCAGAATGGGGTCTTACCCGTCTGAATGTGTCGAAAGGTTTTTAGCTTTGGCCCTCAAGTGTTGCCAAGACAAGCCGGAAGATAGACCATCAATGCTGGACGTGGTTAGGGAGCTAGAAAATTTACTTCAGAAGATGCCGGAAACTAAACCTGACTTGTCGAAACCAACATATAGGGAGTCCTCGTCCTCAGCGTCGTTAGTCCTTTC
- the LOC141659532 gene encoding putative acetyltransferase TAP2, with the protein METLKLVSPSSLLASRSQLCQPSHFTPHSPLFKGSRKLRISQLKAGFWESIRSGIMKNNTTQVIESSTEVEEDEEPLPEEFVLVEKARPDGVVEQIIFSSGGDVDVYDLQALCDKVGWPRRPLSKLAAALKNSYMVAALHSTTVSAEKEGDGNRKLIGLARATSDHAFNATIWDVLVDPEYQGQGLGKALIEKIIRALLQRDIGNITLFADSQVVEFYQNLGFQPDPEGIKGMFWYPRF; encoded by the exons ATGGAAACGTTGAAGCTCGTCTCTCCTTCTTCACT ATTGGCTAGCCGGTCTCAACTATGCCAACCCTCACACTTTACTCCTCACTCTCCTCTTTTTAAag GAAGCAGAAAGCTGAGGATATCGCAGCTGAAGGCTGGATTTTGGGAATCCATCAGATCAGG GATTATGAAGAACAATACAACACAGGTTATTGAGTCATCTACTGAAGTTGAAGAAGATGAAGAACCACTTCCGGAGGAATTTGTTCTTGTTGAGAAGGCCCGACCAGATGGTGTAGTTGAACAGATTATTTTTTCTTCAGGCGGAGATGTTGATGTGTATGATCTACAAGCCTTATGTGATAAG GTTGGTTGGCCTCGTAGGCCACTATCAAAACTAGCTGCAGCTCTAAAAAACAGCTACATGGTAGCTGCTCTACACTCCACAACTGTATCAGCTGAAAAAG AAGGGGATGGCAATAGGAAGCTAATTGGATTAGCTCGTGCTACATCTGATCATGCCTTCAATGCAACAATCTGGGATGTCCTTGTTGATCCTGAATACCAG GGACAAGGTCTTGGGAAAGCCTTGATTGAGAAGATTATAAGGGCTCTGTTGCAAAGGGACATTGGAAATATTACATTATTTGCAGACAGTCAAG TTGTGGAATTTTATCAGAATCTAGGTTTCCAACCTGACCCGGAGGGTATCAAAGGTATGTTCTGGTACCCGAGGTTTTGA